CACCGGCGCCTCTAAGGGCGTGCGCTGCAGCTTCGCCCATGCGCTCGAATATTCGCGCTGCGTGGTCGAGGTGCTCGATCTGAAGCCCGGCGACCGCTACTACAACATGCTGCCCCTATTCCACATTGCGGGGCAGTGGGCCGCGGTCTTCGCCTGCCTCATTGCCGGCGCCACGGTCGTGCTCAAGCCGCGCTTCAGCGTGAGCGCCTTCTGGGACGATATCCGCGACCAGAAATGCAACGTCACCCTGCTGCTGGGCGCGATGGCCAATCTGCTGCACCGCACGCCCGTCACCGCCAGGGATCGCAAACATCCGCTCGACAAGGTGCTGGTCGTTCCGCTGTTTCCGCAGGTGAGGGAGTTCGCGCGGCGCTTCGGCATCCGCGTCACGACAAATTACGGCTCGACCGAGGTGGGCGTGCCGCTACGCTCGGGCTTCCGGGCCGGGAAACCTAAATTGTTCGACCTGGTCGACACCCGTTCCTGCGGGCGGATCGTCAGCGACCGGTTCGAAGTGCGAATCGTGGACCCGAACGACGAAGAGGTGCCGCCGGGCGTTCCGGGCGAGCTGGTGGTCCGGCCGAAGGTTCCCTGGATCGTCATGGCCGGCTATCTCAACCAGCCGGAGAAGACGCTGGAGGCCTGGCGCAATCTCTGGCTCCATTCCGGCGATCTGATGATGCGCGACAGGCGCGGGAACTTCTATTTCCTCGACCGCATCAAGGATGCCATCCGGCGCCGCGGCGAGAACATCTCCTCGATCGAGGTCGAGAACGGGATCCTCAAATTCCCCGCCGTCCTCGAATGCGCCGTCTATCCGGTCCCCTCCGCTCTGACCGAGCAGGAAGTGATGGCCGCCGTCGTCGCCAAGCCCGACAACGCGCTGGAGCTCGCGGCGCTGCATCGGTTCCTGGAAGAGACGCTGCCGAAGTTCATGGTGCCGCGCTTCTATCGTCTGGAGGCCGCGCTGCCCAAAACGCCGACCGGCAAGATCCAGAAGTTCCAGCTTCGGGCGGAAGGCCTCGATGCGCCGCATTGGGACCGCGAAGCGATGTCCGCCAGCCCATCAAAACAACAACGAAACGAAACGATCCCAGGGAGATCATGATGCGATCAGGACAATCACACCCGCTCTTCAAGAAGGTCGGGGAGCAGTTTCAGGACGGTCGGATGGATCGCCGCGACTTCCTGCGGTTCGCGACCCTGCTCGGCGTCGGCGCCGGCACTGCCTATTCGCTGGCGGGCCTGGTCGATCCGATGTCGATCGGCGTCGCCCACGCCGCTGCGGGCGGCGGCACGGTCCGGGTCGCCCAGCGCGTCCATCCGGTGGAGAGCCCGCACACTTTCAGTTGGGCCGAGCCCAGCAACATCACGCGCCAGGTCTGCGAATATCTGACCCGGACCGGCCAGGACAACATCACCCGGCCCTATCTGCTCGAGAAATGGGAGCCCAGCGCCGATCTCAAGACCTGGACGCTCACCATCCGGTCCGACGTCACCTGGCGCAAGGGCGGGCCGCTCACGGCGGACCAGGTCATCTGGAACCTGAAGCGCGTGCTCGACGAAAAGGTCGGCTCCTCCATGCTGGGCCTGATGAAGGCCTACATGCTGAAGGAAGTCGACAAGGGAGAGAAGGACGACAAGGGCAATCCCAAGATGAGCGTGGAAATCTGGGACGCCAATGCGATCGAGAAGGTGGACGACCGCACCATCCGGCTCAATCTGCAGGAAGCGCAGCTCGCCATCCCGGAGCATCTGTTCCACTACCCGATGGCGATCCTCGATCCGGCCGAGGACGGCAAGTTCGCCATCGGCTCCAACGGCACGGGCGCCTTCGAGCTGGTCGAGTTTGAGGCCGGCCGCAAGGCGGTGCTGAAGGCCCGCACCGAGCATTGGCACACCGTGCCTTCGCTCGACACGCTGCAATTCGTCGATCTCGGCGACGATGCGTCGGCCGTCGTCGCCGCGTTGGCCTCGAAGCAGGTCGACGGCGCCTATGAGGTCGATCTCACCCAGAAGCCGGCTCTGGAGAAGATCGAGAG
The nucleotide sequence above comes from Hypericibacter terrae. Encoded proteins:
- a CDS encoding AMP-binding protein; the encoded protein is MARSSPRSLAAGYYTIATLLAERARTMRRRPAIVSDEGSLTYGELEEDSRRLAAVFAAQGIGPGTTVLLMLDNHPDSLLCWLALARLGAIEVPVNTAYLGDVLKHVVRDSSATVLIADAAYAARFSDEIMAGAALETLILRGEPPAALPARLSRLRQLAFADLIAAGRLPTKPPAIAEITDPRQIMAVMYTSGTTGASKGVRCSFAHALEYSRCVVEVLDLKPGDRYYNMLPLFHIAGQWAAVFACLIAGATVVLKPRFSVSAFWDDIRDQKCNVTLLLGAMANLLHRTPVTARDRKHPLDKVLVVPLFPQVREFARRFGIRVTTNYGSTEVGVPLRSGFRAGKPKLFDLVDTRSCGRIVSDRFEVRIVDPNDEEVPPGVPGELVVRPKVPWIVMAGYLNQPEKTLEAWRNLWLHSGDLMMRDRRGNFYFLDRIKDAIRRRGENISSIEVENGILKFPAVLECAVYPVPSALTEQEVMAAVVAKPDNALELAALHRFLEETLPKFMVPRFYRLEAALPKTPTGKIQKFQLRAEGLDAPHWDREAMSASPSKQQRNETIPGRS
- a CDS encoding ABC transporter substrate-binding protein; this translates as MDRRDFLRFATLLGVGAGTAYSLAGLVDPMSIGVAHAAAGGGTVRVAQRVHPVESPHTFSWAEPSNITRQVCEYLTRTGQDNITRPYLLEKWEPSADLKTWTLTIRSDVTWRKGGPLTADQVIWNLKRVLDEKVGSSMLGLMKAYMLKEVDKGEKDDKGNPKMSVEIWDANAIEKVDDRTIRLNLQEAQLAIPEHLFHYPMAILDPAEDGKFAIGSNGTGAFELVEFEAGRKAVLKARTEHWHTVPSLDTLQFVDLGDDASAVVAALASKQVDGAYEVDLTQKPALEKIESLQVYEVATSQTAVIHGKCTRKPFDDAKVRLAMRLAVDQAQVMSLAEGDAGVIGEHHHVCPIHPEYAKLPPFTRDVPRAKALLAEAGYPDGFDTTLTLPAEPTWQSVAAQVMAQQWAEANIRVKLNVIPSAQWWDVWDKVDLGYTVWYHRPLGFMTLSLAYRTGVPWNAPEWSDKEFDDLLTQAEGTVDVDERRKIMAKIEVIMQQRGPVVQPFWRPVLTFYDKKVQGFRMHPTSFIFGEELSVKS